Within the Acinetobacter radioresistens DSM 6976 = NBRC 102413 = CIP 103788 genome, the region GAATACTGCTATTTCTGATCCAGGTTACTTTACTTTGCCCGGTGACAGCCACCGTTTCCGTGACCATAAAAAAACTGGTCATGGCATGGTAAATTTGCATAAAGCTCAAAATGTATCATGCGATACTTACTTTTATGTGCTTTCTTACCGTATGGGTATTGAGAAAATGAATGCCTGGATGCGTCAGTTTGGTTTTGGTGAAAAAACTGGCGTAGATCTGCCTAGCGAAAGCGAAGGTCTGTATCCTAATCCTGAATGGAAAATGCGTACCCGTAAAGCAAAATGGCTTAAAGGTGAAACAATTTCAGTCAGTATTGGCCAAGGTGCATTTACTGCCTCTCCCCTACAACTGGCTCTTGCCACAGCTATTACGGCCAATCAGGGCTCCCGGGTAACGCCTCATGTTTTACGTGAGACCCGCGGGACCAAAACTTACCATGTGCATAACGGCACCAATGGAAAAATCCAGTTTAATGGAACACCTGAAGACTGGATCAAGATGCGTGAGGCCATGGTGGATGTAATTCAAACCGGTACAGGTAAAGGAATCCGTAGTGGCCTGTCTTATCACATTGCCGGAAAAACAGGGACAGCACAGGTTAAAAGTATTGCACAAGGCAAGCGTTATAATGAATCCTTGCTTACTGAACGCCAGCTTGATCATGGCTTATTTGTAGGATTTGCACCTGCTGAAAATCCTGAAATTGCCATTGCGGTAGTTTGGCAAAATGGCCGTCATGGTGGTTCCGCTGCACAGCTCGCCCGCCCCATTTTCGATTACTGGCTGGTCAAAAAAGAGAAAAATCCGATCCGCCCAAGTGCACACCAGATCAGCGGTGGCTTGATGACTGCCGGTATTAAACCGGCAGAGCTACCTAGTGGTACTACAGGCCTCCCTTCACCTGAAACAGCATCCGGTACAAACCAGCCTGTTGTTCAATCCAATACGGTCAGCCGCGTACAAAATGTAGAGAGTGATTAAAGATGAAAAACCAGCTCCGCATTATTGGTGGTGAATGGAAACGGCGTCAACTGCCATTTGCCAGTATTGAAGGCTTACGGCCTACCCCAGACCGGGTACGTGAAACGCTGTTTAACTGGCTCATGTGGGAAATCCAGAATGTCCATGTTCTAGATATCTGTGCAGGTTCCGGTGCACTTGCTTTTGAGGCTTTATCACGCGGTGCTGCTTCAGTTGTTATGATTGAACCCAACACTATACAGGCCAGCTTCCTTCAGCAAAACCGTCAGCTGTTAAAAGCTGAAAACAGCCAGCTCAAGATTGCGACTGCACAACAGGTTTTACCTACACTTCAACAAAGCTTTGATGTAGTGTTTTTAGACCCTCCCTATAGCTTGGACTTGTGGCAGGAACTTGCTGAGCTAGCTGATCCACTCATTAAAGATCAGGCTTATATTTATGTAGAAGCAGATCGGGAGTTACAGCGGCTCCAGTTGCCTGTGAACTGGCAACTGCTTAAGCAAACTAGGGCTGGCACAGTAAGAGCCGGTCTTTACCAGAAACAGAGTAAATAACGTAGACCTAGTTCTATTGTTATGGCCGTAGGTTACGGTTTCCCTGTAAACGGCTCCCCCGACCAGACTGGATAAGATTAGGTCGTGGCCGGCCATTTTTAACATCTTCAGTCATCCGGCTGTTTCCAGCCTGTAAATTAAAATGGTACACCGGTGAAGAAGATTTTACAGACTGTTCCGGATAATCATTCATATGCGCCGCAACAGCTCCACTGAATACCGCCATGGTTAACCATAGTAAGAACAGCTGCTTCATCTTACCTCCTGAATTACTTATTAATAAAAAATGAGTATGAAAGGGTTTTATGAAGAATTAGCCAATACAATGTTGCCGAATCTTTCAGTCTCTTTAAGCTCTGCAAACTTTCTTCACTTTTTGTTCATTATTTATTTTTATATTAAATTACAGATATTTAAAATATTATTTCCAACTTCTAATTTAAAAGAAGAATTACAATGGCGTATATCAGCCCATTACAGGCCGAATGCGATTTCAACAGGGTTTAAAATAGCTTTCATTTTTATCTTTTACCCATAAATTGCTATTTTAACTAAAAAGTTACAGGACAAAGTTATATGAATATTCAAGAACAGGTAGTACTGGTGACGGGAGGAGCCCGTGGTTTAGGCATAGCGATCACTCAAGCATTAGTGAGTCAGGGAGCCCGTGTAGTAGTTAACTATATGAGCAGTCATGAAACAGCACGACAGTTACAACAAGATTTTCCAGAACAGATTTTTATTTATCAGGCTGATGTGACCAATTCTTCTCAGGTACAGGCCATGTTTAAAGCTGCTAAACAGCATTTCGGGCAGGCAGTTAACTCGGTCATCAATAATGCCTTGGTTCAATTCCAGTTTAATGGGGATGCGCGTCCCAAAATAGAAGAGCTAAGCTGGCAGACAATACAAAACCAGTTTGAAGGTGCAGTGAAGGCCGCACTAAATACTACGCAAGCTGCATTTACTGATATGAAAGCCGAACATTTTGGTCGTATTATCAATATTGGTACTAATCTGGTTCAGAATCCGGTAGTCCCCTATCATGACTATACTACTGCAAAAGCTGCATTATTAGCCTTTACTCGCACTGCTTCACATGATTTAGGGCCATATGGTATTAATGTAAATATGCTTTCTGGCGGCCTGTTACAAGCTACAGACGCCAGCCGAGCCACACCAGATGAAGTCTTTCAACTTATTGCAGCCTCTACACCACTACGAAGGGTGGTTACACCTCAAGAATTTGCAGATGCCATTTTAATGTTTTTGTCCCCATTTGCACGTGCAGTGACGGGCCAGAATCTGATTGTAGATGGTGGATTAGTTAAAGGATAAGACGACTCTGTTTAATAAATTTAGGAATACTGCTGATTTATTCAACAAGCAGACATAAAATCCAGAAAATTTTACTGCTCTCAACAGCAGTATAAACAGGAAGTCGTTACAATACCGCCCTTTTTATGCTGCATGAAAAAGTAATGAAAATTTTAGCATTATTTTCCAGCCTAATCCTTTTGACTGGCTGTTCATTTGGCTCATCCGCTGAGCTTAAACGAGCAGAGAAGCTGTTCAGCCAGTTTGAATGCAATAATATTGAAAGTACTCAGATTACTCACAGCGATATTAATACTTATCACCAGCAGTCTCTTGGAGCCACTAAAGCCAAAGTAAGAAGCTATATAGAAAATTATAAGGATGGAGAAGCAGAGCTCGATATGCCTCTTGATGAAGTTGTAGCACAACAATATCAACTTTATAAGGCGGCTTGCGAATCGTTAGGGGGAATTAGTCCAGATGAATAAAGTGGGAGAATTTATAATTAAGGTTTTAAGACTTAATATCACGCGCCTATTAAAAAATAACGGATTCTATTATTGTTAAGTTCTCTGCTGCTTATACTTGGCGCTGAAACAACATAATCACTCTTCAACCTAGTAAACTCGTTTTATTATGCTAGAACAAGCCATTAGGACTACCATTAAGATATATTTTATAGAAAACAGACTTGAGTCTGTTTTCTATATTCAGGAAAAAGTAAGCAAAATCAATTTAGATAACGTACATCAACACTGAACTTTTCTGGAAATTTAGGCTCGATATTGGCATAAAACTGCATAATTTCCTGCATATCCTGCTCATAATTTCCAGTCGGGTAAATGATTTTACCGACTCCTGCCCGTTTCTTTTGATAGTCCATATAAGCAAGCGCAATTGGAACACCGGCAGTCATTGCAATATGATAAAAACCAGTTTTCCAGTTTTCTTGCTTGGCTCGTGTGCCTTCTGGTGTTACCAGCATTACCAGATGAGGATGTTCTTTAAACAGGTCAGCCATCAGCTGCACCATACTTGCCCGGGCTTGTCCTTCTTTTTTTGGACTGCGGTCAATTCCAATACCGCCCATAGCACGAACAAACGGTCCTAGAGGAAACTTCATATAACTGTCTTTAATAGTAATACGTACATTAACCCCTAAAACTTTTAAGGCCAGCCGGGCATAAACAGCATCCCAATTACTGGTATGCGGCGCAGCAATCATTACACACTGT harbors:
- the rsmD gene encoding 16S rRNA (guanine(966)-N(2))-methyltransferase RsmD, with amino-acid sequence MKNQLRIIGGEWKRRQLPFASIEGLRPTPDRVRETLFNWLMWEIQNVHVLDICAGSGALAFEALSRGAASVVMIEPNTIQASFLQQNRQLLKAENSQLKIATAQQVLPTLQQSFDVVFLDPPYSLDLWQELAELADPLIKDQAYIYVEADRELQRLQLPVNWQLLKQTRAGTVRAGLYQKQSK
- a CDS encoding 3-oxoacyl-ACP reductase; translated protein: MNIQEQVVLVTGGARGLGIAITQALVSQGARVVVNYMSSHETARQLQQDFPEQIFIYQADVTNSSQVQAMFKAAKQHFGQAVNSVINNALVQFQFNGDARPKIEELSWQTIQNQFEGAVKAALNTTQAAFTDMKAEHFGRIINIGTNLVQNPVVPYHDYTTAKAALLAFTRTASHDLGPYGINVNMLSGGLLQATDASRATPDEVFQLIAASTPLRRVVTPQEFADAILMFLSPFARAVTGQNLIVDGGLVKG
- a CDS encoding 1-acyl-sn-glycerol-3-phosphate acyltransferase, which codes for MLRKIAEYSLGLMGWETDNQWPQGLEQCVMIAAPHTSNWDAVYARLALKVLGVNVRITIKDSYMKFPLGPFVRAMGGIGIDRSPKKEGQARASMVQLMADLFKEHPHLVMLVTPEGTRAKQENWKTGFYHIAMTAGVPIALAYMDYQKKRAGVGKIIYPTGNYEQDMQEIMQFYANIEPKFPEKFSVDVRYLN